A stretch of the Malus sylvestris chromosome 10, drMalSylv7.2, whole genome shotgun sequence genome encodes the following:
- the LOC126587864 gene encoding TMV resistance protein N-like isoform X3 encodes MVGAINSFLLKKRQRKITCPSKLLFAVPDLQQLCFPLALTLNTQRAPASFYSSESAPRWKYDVFLSFRGVDTRKGFVSHLYHELCKCHGFTTFFDDRELEEGTNIPLELPSAIKESHIAIVVLSPNYASSKWCLDELTTILQCMEGRNSVLPVFYEIDPSDVGNQRGCFAKAFADHEEKFITTEDKKKVTQWRADLTNISKFSGWHLKNFKSERELIETIVHSVWRKVQATFMPSDSSRKLVGTDYSLEQLCLLLAHDANDVRFIGITGMGGIGKTTLAKLVYDKICHHFEVHFFLANVREACAKNGIVDLAKRLLSSLLKERTEEIWDEERASVLTEKFLHNKKVLLVLDDVDELKQLQVLAGNQGWFGMGSRIIVTTRNQRLLVQHDIATSYKVEGLNDAEALKLFSLHAFKKDQPEEVFLELSKYFINHAGGLPLALETLGSALFKRGLDAWHSVRDNLSKIPNPAIFDKLKISYDGLEEWEKSIFLDVACFYKGYYRKQVIESLDRSNSFGISSHIVIDVLIERFLLYQDHQKCIRMHDLIEEMAWTIIGHKSKEPGLRSRLWLYDDISHVFRTNMDLSAIEVISLTLPRYAVVEWNWEAFSKMDRLRILIVDNLSSIFSSGPKFLPCSLRYIWWFQYPSNFLPTNFHMRHLTELHMYGSSLVRLWEGKVDLPNLRWIDLSNSGKLKSTPDFSGVPNLVKLNLRGCFNLVEIHPSIAHLKKLELLNFECCSKLESLPSELKMDSLEFLSLSNSDVKKIPEFGEQMKNVSSIDLSATPIEKIPSIGHLVGLQELCLVGCSYLLNLPTTICNLKSLRRLRMQGCSKIDKLPGDMDNLCNGSDAKAREGWGLLRLLGLGKSRPDPPCLDLVLSSLNSLCSLTELTELSLKDCKLCEGDIPDDIGCLSFLERLDLSGNNFVSLPESIRRLSKLSYLDLERCKSLQKLPPLPSNSKLHVDVDNCTSLRSLSDPSKLNSRFANLYDFSFTCLNCIALVQDGGWILSGILKFATNQEF; translated from the exons ATGGTGGGTGCCATAAATAGTTTCCTCTTAAAGAAAAGGCAAAGAAAGATAACGTGTCCCAGCAAG TTATTGTTTGCAGTACCCGATTTACAGCAACTGTGTTTTCCGTTGGCATTGACTTTGAACACCCAAAGAGCCCCTGCATCTTTTTATTCAAGTGAATCAGCTCCTCGATGGAAGTATGATGTGTTTTTGAGTTTCAGGGGTGTAGACACCCGCAAGGGTTTTGTATCCCATCTATACCATGAATTGTGCAAGTGCCATGGATTTACAACTTTCTTTGACGATCGAGAGCTTGAAGAAGGAACAAATATTCCTCTTGAGCTCCCAAGTGCGATCAAAGAATCGCATATAGCAATTGTTGTTCTCTCACCAAACTATGCTTCTTCCAAATGGTGCTTAGACGAACTCACAACTATTCTTCAATGCATGGAAGGCAGGAACTCAGTTCTGCCGGTCTTTTATGAGATAGATCCATCTGACGTTGGAAACCAACGGGGATGTTTTGCCAAAGCCTTCGCGGATCATGAAGAAAAGTTCATCACTACTGAAGACAAAAAGAAGGTGACCCAGTGGAGAGCTGATTTGACAAATATATCCAAATTTTCTGGGTGGCATTTGAAGAATTTTAA ATCTGAAAGAGAGCTTATCGAAACAATCGTCCACAGTGTCTGGCGGAAAGTGCAAGCTACATTCATGCCATCAGATTCCTCACGGAAGTTAGTTGGAACTGATTATTCACTCGAGCAACTATGTTTGCTATTAGCTCATGATGCCAATGATGTTCGCTTTATTGGGATAACGGGGATGGGTGGCATAGGCAAGACAACCCTTGCTAAGCTAGTTTATGATAAAATCTGCCATCATTTTGAAGTTCATTTTTTTCTTGCCAATGTTAGAGAGGCTTGTGCAAAAAATGGTATAGTTGATCTTGCAAAAAGACTTCTTTCCTCGCTCTTGAAGGAAAGGACCGAAGAAATTTGGGATGAAGAGCGCGCAAGTGTTCTCACTGAGAAGTTCTTACACAATAAAAAGGTTCTTCTTGTACTTGATGACGTGGATGAATTAAAGCAACTCCAAGTGTTGGCTGGAAATCAAGGTTGGTTTGGCATGGGGAGTAGAATTATCGTTACAACTAGGAATCAACGTCTGCTAGTCCAACATGATATTGCAACATCATATAAGGTGGAGGGGTTGAATGATGCTGAAGCACTTAAGCTCTTTAGCTTGCATGCCTTTAAAAAAGACCAACCCGAGGAAGTTTTTTTGGAACTGTCTAAGTATTTCATTAATCATGCTGGAGGCCTTCCATTAGCTCTTGAAACTTTGGGGTCGGCTTTGTTTAAGAGAGGGCTAGATGCTTGGCATAGTGTACGGGATAATCTATCAAAAATTCCTAATCCAGCTATTTTTGATAAACTTAAAATAAGTTATGATGGACTAGAAGAGTGGGAGAAGAGCATTTTTCTCGATGTTGCATGTTTCTACAAAGGGTATTACAGGAAGCAAGTAATTGAAAGTCTAGATAGGTCTAATTCTTTTGGAATCTCTAGCCATATTGTGATAGATGTACTAATTGAGAGATTTCTCCTCTATCAAGATCACCAAAAATGCATACGGATGCATGATTTGATAGAAGAAATGGCATGGACAATTATTGGCCACAAGTCTAAGGAGCCTGGTCTACGCAGTAGGTTGTGGCTCTATGATGACATTTCTCATGTATTCAGGACCAATATG GATTTGAGTGCAATTGAAGTCATATCGTTAACCTTGCCTAGATATGCAGTGGTCGAGTGGAATTGGGAAGCCTTCTCTAAGATGGATAGACTGAGGATTTTGATAGTCGATAATTTGAGTTCGATCTTTTCTTCAGGCCCTAAATTTCTTCCGTGTTCATTGAGATATATATGGTGGTTTCAATATCCTTCTAATTTTCTTCCAACCAACTTTCACATGCGCCACCTTACTGAACTTCACATGTATGGAAGCAGTCTTGTTCGGTTATGGGAGGGAAAAGTG GACTTGCCCAACTTGAGATGGATCGATCTTAGCAACTCAGGTAAATTGAAGAGTACCCCGGATTTCAGTGGTGTTCCAAATCTTGTGAAGTTGAATCTTCGAGGTTGTTTCAATTTAGTTGAGATACACCCGTCTATTGCACATCTTAAAAAACTtgaacttttgaattttgaatgctGCTCAAAACTTGAGAGCCTCCCAAGTGAGCTTAAAATGGATTCTCTTGAATTTTTAAGTCTTAGCAACTCAGATGTGAAAAAGATTCCAGAATTTGGGGAGCAGATGAAGAATGTGTCCTCGATTGACTTAAGTGCGACTCCGATAGAGAAAATACCTTCAATTGGGCATTTGGTTGGCCTTCAGGAGTTGTGTCTAGTTGGTTGCTCATATCTCTTGAACCTTCCGACGACTATTTGTAATTTGAAGTCTCTTAGAAGACTCCGAATGCAAGGATGCTCAAAAATTGACAAACTCCCAGGAGACATGGATAACTTATGTAACGGATCGGATGCTAAAGCAAGGGAGGGGTGGGGCCTTCTCCGCTTACTAGGACTTGGAAAGAGTCGTCCTGATCCTCCTTGTTTGGATTTGGTGTTGTCTTCTCTAAATAGTTTATGCTCTTTGACAGAGTTAACAGAGTTATCTCTAAAAGATTGTAAACTCTGTGAAGGAGATATCCCCGATGATATTGGCTGCTTGTCCTTTCTGGAAAGATTGGATCTTAGTGGAAATAATTTCGTCAGTCTACCTGAAAGCATTAGACGCCTTTCTAAGCTTTCGTATCTTGATCTGGAGAGGTGCAAAAGCCTTCAAAAATTGCCTCCTCTTCCATCTAATAGCAAATTACATGTAGATGTAGACAATTGTACTTCCTTGCGAAGTTTGTCAGATCCATCCAAGTTGAACAGCAGATTCGCCAATTTGTATGATTTTAGTTTCACTTGCCTGAATTGCATTGCATTGGTTCAAGATGGAGGCTGGATACTCTCAGGGATTCTAAAATTTGCCACTAATCAagag TTTTAG
- the LOC126586954 gene encoding TMV resistance protein N-like, whose product MDSLEFFSLGGCSNLKRIPEFGVQMKNVFEIHLEGTAIKKIPSSIGHLVGLKYLYLRNCKNLLNLPRAICNLKSLRWINVKGCSKLDKLPGDMDHLERLECGETMTEPLVGMKNLKELYFECELDAKAREGWGLLRLLGLGKSRPDPPCWGLVLSSLNRLFSLTYLELDNCNLREGDIPDDIGCLPFLERLELRGNNFVSLPESIRRLSKLKYLDMEGCKSLQELPPLPSSNELCVNVKNSTSLKRLTDPSKLSSRFTNLYDCDFTCKNCIALVQDEGWINTILSRIPIFACYRAEQFLFKTYFSSIEVAKQYADFNSVKKCGARLVYEQDLEELKQTLKILKRTHEYRYSDEEASSGPGSANFNDTKQIHKRYCY is encoded by the exons ATGGATTCTCTTGAATTTTTCAGTCTTGGTGGTTGCTCAAATCTGAAAAGGATTCCAGAATTTGGGGTGCAGATGAAGAATGTGTTCGAGATTCACTTAGAAGGGACTGCGATCAAGAAAATACCTTCATCAATTGGACATCTGGTTGGCCTTAAGTATTTGTATCTACGTAATTGCAAAAATCTCTTGAACCTTCCAAGGGCTATTTGTAATTTGAAGTCTCTTCGATGGATCAATGTGAAGGGATGCTCAAAACTTGACAAACTCCCAGGAGACATGGATCACTTAGAGAGGCTTGAATGTGGAGAGACAATGACAGAGCCGCTTGTGGGTATGAAAAATCTTAAAGAACTATATTTTGAATGTGAACTAGATGCTAAAGCAAGGGAGGGGTGGGGCCTTCTCCGCTTATTAGGACTTGGAAAGAGTCGTCCTGATCCTCCTTGTTGGGGTTTGGTGTTGTCTTCTCTAAATCGTTTATTCTCTTTGACATACTTAGAGCTGGACAATTGTAATCTCCGGGAGGGGGATATCCCCGATGATATTGGCTGTTTGCCCTTTTTGGAAAGATTGGAACTTAGAGGAAATAATTTCGTCAGTTTACCTGAAAGCATTAGACGCCTTTCTAAGCTCAAGTATCTTGATATGGAGGGGTGCAAGAGCCTTCAAGAATTGCCACCTCTTCCATCTAGCAACGAATTATGTGTAAATGTAAAAAACAGTACTTCCTTAAAAAGGTTGACAGATCCATCCAAGTTAAGCAGCAGATTCACCAATTTGTATGACTGTGACTTCACTTGCAAGAATTGCATTGCATTGGTTCAAGATGAAGGCTGgattaatacaatactctcaaggATTCCAATATTTGCCTGTTATCGTgcg GAACAATTTTTGTTCAAAACTTACTTTAGTAGTATTGAAGTGGCAAAACAATACGCAGACTTCAATAGTGTGAAGAAGTGTGGGGCTCGTTTGGTGTACGAGCAAGATTTGGAAGAACTAAAGCAAACATTGAAAATCCTAAAACGAACACATGAATATAGATATAGTGACGAGGAAGCTTCAAGTGGACCTGGAAGTGCTAACTTCAACGACACAAAACAAATCCACAAAAGATATTGTTACTAG
- the LOC126587890 gene encoding disease resistance protein Roq1-like → MLLAHDANDVCFIGITGMGGIGKATLAKLVFDKIFHHFQVHCFLANVREVCARGRTLVGLQGQLLFPILKERIEEIWDEDCRSKLTKKCLCNKKVLLILDDVDELRQLEVLAGNQSWFGMGTRIIITTRNEGLLVQHGIAKSYKVEGLNYGGAVELFSLNAFRKDQPDEEFLELSERLLNYAKGLPLVLKVLGSFLYTRGQYAWNSELDNLYKIPNQQIFYSLKVS, encoded by the coding sequence ATGCTATTAGCTCATGATGCAAATGATGTTTGCTTTATTGGGATAACTGGGATGGGGGGCATAGGCAAGGCAACCCTTGCTAAGCTCGTTTTTGATAAAATCTTCCATCATTTTCAAGTTCACTGTTTTCTTGCCAATGTAAGGGAGGTTTGTGCAAGAGGTCGTACTCTTGTTGGTCTTCAAGGACAACTTCTTTTCCCAATATTGAAGGAAAGGATTGAAGAAATTTGGGATGAAGACTGCAGAAGCAAATTAACTAAGAAGTGCTTGTGCAATAAGAAGGTTCTTCTCATACTTGATGACGTGGATGAATTACGTCAACTAGAAGTACTGGCTGGGAATCAAAGTTGGTTTGGCATGGGGACTAGAATTATCATTACAACAAGAAATGAAGGTCTGCTAGTCCAACATGGTATAGCAAAGTCATACAAGGTTGAGGGATTGAATTATGGCGGAGCTGTTGAGCTCTTTAGCTTGAATGCCTTCAGAAAAGACCAACCCGATGAAGAATTTTTGGAACTCTCTGAGCGTTTACTAAACTATGCCAAAGGCCTTCCATTAGTTCTTAAAGTTTTAGGGTCGTTTTTGTATACGAGAGGGCAATATGCGTGGAATAGTGAGTTGGATAATCTATATAAAATTCCTAATcaacaaattttttattcactcaAAGTTAGTTAA